CAAGGCACACAGCAGGTTTACCATACCAATGTAGTTTACATTCGCGTTCATGCTTTTCCCTCCCAATCAGGCTTCTTCATCCAAAGAGAGACCAGGCAGTTTTATTTTCAGAAGGATTGCGTCATATCTAACCCTTCTGATTCTTCCTGGTCCTCGAAAGGAGTCTCATCCAGTTCTTCGGGCAGTGTTTCATCGGGGATCTGCATCGCGGCCGCGAAGCGTGCAAAGGAAAGCGCCCGGTTCAGAGATATGTTTTCCTCTTTGACACTTTGCACCGCTATGTTTTGATCCTTCAGGTCTGTCATCGTATCAAGTGCTTCTGAAAGGTCTCTCCCCAGCCGATTCCACGAAGAAATTAGCAGGACCTCAAAGTCATGCTTCGCCGCGCCAAGACGCACATACTTCAGGCTGCTCTGGCTCGGGGAATGGTCAGCGGCAACCTCCGTCACCTCATATCCTGCTTTATCTGCGTACTCCAGCAAAAGCGACTTCTGGGCCTTCAGGTCTTCATCGGTCCTGGCTTTCAGATACAGCCATGCTTTCTTCTTTTCCGCCATAAGCTTTATGCCTCCCATGATGGTGCGCCAGAGATAAGCTCCGGCGCACAGCGATCCTTCATTCGTTTTTCAGTCGTGTATGAAAACAAGCGGGGGCCGCTCCACGATGTGTGGCAGCATTGCGATACCTTTCAGGGCGGCCCCCGCCGCTTCTGACATTTGCGTTTCCAATGATGGCCCTATTCGACACTACTTCCCGAGCCGTGGGCGGCAGGCTTGGACCGCGCGGGCGCGCGTCACGGGAATCTCACCCCTCCGAGGATCTCTCCGAGCTGCCCCCACTGCTTGCGGCTGTGGCTGGACAGGAGTATCATTACTGGATTGCCGGCGAGGGTCGGGCAGGACTCCTGTGAGTCCCGCCGCAATGCGAAACAGCCCGCCACAGGCTGTTTTATGGACGGATGGGAACCGCTCTGCACCTTATTTGGCCGTCTTTGATGCGGGAGCTTCCCGCACAGATGGTCTTGGCGCATCCTCCAATGTCGCTTCAGCCTCCCTCTCGGGGGCCTCTCGCCAACGGACGTATCCAAGCTGCCGGATATTCTATTTTCAAAGATCAAGAGGAGGAAGATTTGACCCCCTCATTATGTACAGGCAATAAGTAAGGGAGTTCACAAACGATTTTTCTAAAATTTTTTCTTTTCTCCGTTTTGCACAAAATCTTTCAGCCGTTGTAAGGCATAACGCTCACGATAACTGACTGCTTGCTGCGTGAGAGAAAGCATTTTCGCTACATCCTCCTGACTCATGTCTTTCCAGTAGCGGAAATAAAGCAGCAGCTGGTATTCTCTTTCCAGACTGCATAAGGCTTGATGCAAGTGATATACTTCCTCCTGATGTTGCACCTGTTCGTCCAGCGTCGGGCCGTTAGAAAATTGCTGCCGTCCATCCTCCATGAGCTCCTCCAGGGAGATTTCCCGACTGGGTAAAGATGCAATGGTTTGTTTTTTTTGATCCCACACCGAACGCTCCGATTTGAGTCCCTTTTCCATATAGCGCATCTTGCGGTCACTTGCTCGCAGTACACGCAAAATATCCGGACGTTTTTCAATGCCTGGGTAGAGCTTCTCATAGTCTGGGTAGTACATGTTGTATCGCGGCATGTCCGTTCCTCCTTCGATTTTCGTTGGTTCGCGGGCAGTCAACGAAAATCGGGAGGACCCCGGCAGGAATTTCTTTTCCCGCCAAAATATAAAAATTTTTCTACATTTTCAATGTTTTTTCTGGTCTGGAATGGAAACGCGAAAAAATTACATCCATATTTCGACAATTCATCCCAGCATCTCCCAGAATTTTCTGGAGGATGCTCGGATAATTTGTCGAGGACAAAATGAGGCGCAGACAACCAGCTGGTTGCCTGCGCCTTTTTAGCAGGTGGCGATATTGGATTTGGCGGCGGCTTAGCCGCCGCTGGAGCAAAAGGGACGATAAAGCATTGTTATTCTCCCGTCTTTTGTGTAGTTACCAGCTCACATATTTCTTACAAAGCCGCATGAGGATCACGGCGGCTTGTGCCCTCGTGGCGGTGGCGCTTGGTCTGAGGGGCCCGCTGTCAGTGCCGTTGATAATCCCGGCGCTCACAGCCCAGTTCAGGGCCTCCAGCGCAAAATTGGAGATCTGGTCATAGTCCGCATATTCCCGAATGACCATGCCGCCCTGGATGGTGTCATAGTCCCTGTTCTTGGCGTAGCGGTACAGGACGGCTGGTCAAGAGGCCAGGACAGGCCCAGGCTGGGAATCTCCAAGGGCTGCTCTTTTTTTATGCAGTAGTTAATGACGAAATAGATGTAATCAAGAAAAAGAAAGGAAAAG
The sequence above is a segment of the Lawsonibacter asaccharolyticus genome. Coding sequences within it:
- a CDS encoding sigma-70 family RNA polymerase sigma factor is translated as MPRYNMYYPDYEKLYPGIEKRPDILRVLRASDRKMRYMEKGLKSERSVWDQKKQTIASLPSREISLEELMEDGRQQFSNGPTLDEQVQHQEEVYHLHQALCSLEREYQLLLYFRYWKDMSQEDVAKMLSLTQQAVSYRERYALQRLKDFVQNGEKKKF